A region from the Desulfomonile tiedjei genome encodes:
- the selD gene encoding selenide, water dikinase SelD, whose product MSSEEIRLTTLAKSSGUASKMSPGDLDQALCGIEIPSDPNVLTGMFGFEDAGVYRLDDSTALVQTVDFFTPIVDDPRTFGRAAAANSLSDVYAMGGRPLTAMNVVCFPTKKLGIALLRGILEGGLDILKEAGVALVGGHSVEDEEPKYGLSVTGLVHPDRIMTNSALRPGDRLILTKAIGTGVIATAIKGNLAPEPAVDAMVKSICALNKAASEVASGFGVRACTDVTGFGLAGHLVEMARASRCRVRISSNAIPILKGALEAASMGMIPGGTNANRKFFTTWITLNSSISPEISDLIFDPQTSGGLILGIPSDSARKLADALIAEEVEFAAEIGEVLGPDDKGHLEIM is encoded by the coding sequence ATGTCGTCCGAAGAGATAAGACTGACTACTCTTGCCAAATCCTCAGGTTGAGCGTCAAAAATGAGTCCAGGGGACCTGGACCAGGCGCTGTGCGGGATTGAAATTCCGTCCGATCCAAACGTGCTGACCGGCATGTTCGGATTCGAGGACGCGGGTGTGTACCGCCTTGACGACTCTACTGCCCTGGTCCAAACCGTAGATTTTTTTACCCCTATTGTCGATGACCCGAGGACCTTTGGCCGGGCCGCGGCTGCGAACTCGTTAAGCGACGTTTATGCCATGGGAGGCAGGCCGCTGACGGCAATGAACGTTGTTTGTTTTCCCACAAAAAAGCTGGGCATTGCCTTGCTTCGCGGCATCCTCGAGGGAGGGTTGGATATACTGAAAGAAGCCGGTGTTGCCTTAGTCGGCGGCCACAGCGTCGAGGATGAGGAACCCAAGTATGGCCTTTCAGTCACGGGCCTTGTTCACCCGGATCGCATAATGACCAATTCCGCGCTTCGTCCCGGTGACCGTCTCATCTTGACCAAGGCCATCGGCACCGGAGTAATCGCCACTGCCATAAAGGGAAACCTTGCGCCTGAGCCTGCGGTTGATGCAATGGTGAAATCCATTTGCGCTCTCAACAAGGCCGCGTCCGAGGTGGCCTCAGGTTTTGGCGTCAGAGCCTGCACAGATGTTACAGGCTTCGGCTTGGCCGGGCATCTGGTCGAGATGGCGCGGGCCTCTCGATGCAGAGTCCGGATCAGCTCCAACGCCATTCCGATTCTTAAGGGCGCGCTCGAAGCCGCATCGATGGGAATGATACCCGGCGGAACGAATGCCAACCGAAAGTTCTTCACAACCTGGATCACATTGAACAGCTCAATTTCCCCGGAAATATCCGACCTGATTTTCGATCCGCAGACCTCCGGGGGGCTGATTCTGGGCATTCCATCGGATTCGGCTCGAAAGTTGGCGGATGCATTAATTGCTGAGGAAGTGGAATTTGCCGCGGAGATCGGAGAAGTCCTCGGACCGGATGACAAGGGTCATCTGGAGATCATGTGA
- a CDS encoding L,D-transpeptidase, which produces MEPKDPDQGLKSALEQPVGPAGTLGYLEIEVSHSQHTFKLIAHRGDSTQETLHECRVGLGGPGFPTPVGLYYVTHIYDDNPWWIPPKDRAWAAGDSPSKRVYGGTMAPLLKKRPVRVKKQQPSTDLEDMIAGQVQLDDYGYRFHGTNQLRSIGHNQSHGCVRMRPEDAAKVASLIKDYVTWHQRKESDNGSFVVLSAPVRLNLVK; this is translated from the coding sequence ATGGAACCAAAGGACCCGGACCAGGGATTGAAGTCGGCTCTTGAACAGCCGGTAGGGCCCGCTGGTACATTAGGCTATTTGGAAATCGAAGTAAGTCACTCCCAGCATACCTTCAAGCTCATCGCGCATCGAGGCGACAGTACCCAGGAAACTCTGCACGAGTGCAGAGTCGGACTGGGCGGGCCAGGCTTTCCGACACCTGTGGGACTTTACTACGTGACCCACATATACGACGATAATCCCTGGTGGATACCCCCTAAAGATCGCGCCTGGGCTGCCGGAGATTCCCCCAGCAAACGCGTTTATGGAGGGACCATGGCCCCTCTCCTGAAAAAGAGGCCGGTGCGCGTCAAGAAACAGCAGCCGTCAACGGACTTGGAGGACATGATCGCAGGGCAGGTCCAATTGGATGATTATGGATATCGCTTCCACGGCACCAACCAGCTCCGGAGCATCGGCCATAATCAATCCCACGGTTGCGTGAGAATGCGCCCCGAGGATGCGGCCAAAGTGGCTTCTTTGATCAAGGACTATGTGACCTGGCATCAGCGCAAGGAGTCCGACAATGGATCCTTCGTGGTCCTGAGTGCCCCGGTGAGACTCAATCTGGTAAAATAA
- the iorA gene encoding indolepyruvate ferredoxin oxidoreductase subunit alpha, giving the protein MKQLMSGNEAIARGAWEYGVRLASAYPGTPSTEILEYIGERYPNIKAGWAPNEKVAVEVAAGAAYGGSRALAAMKHVGLNVAADPFMTLSYTGVNGGFVLVVCDDPEMHSSQNEQDTRNFAKFGKVPCVEPSDSQEAKDLIGEALRISEEFDTLVIFRSSTRISHSMSLVETKDRVEGTRELGLKKDPMKFVMLPAMARRRHPVVEQRLKDLAAFAETFPYNKVIMGDAALGIISSGAAFQYAREVMPSASFLKLGMVWPLPEKMIRDFASRVKRLVVIEELDPFIEEAVRLMGIKVEGKELTGLTGELTPEKVEMALTGKSSAKSIGSIDMELPLRPPNMCPGCPHRATFTALKKNKVYVAGDIGCYTLGALPPVGMLDNCLCMGAGIGIASGLDRSLGELARGKAVAVIGDSTFFHSGMTPLLELAYNGGSTTVVIMDNRTTAMTGAQDHPGTGSTLREDPTIKADIAKLADAFGFKRISIVVPYDVKETEKVIAEELAANEPSLIIARAPCALLKTERILPDKPLKIDADLCKGCKACINTGCPALEFVKIEEPKEGDKRKGFSRINEALCVGCRTCFEVCKSDAIQEAS; this is encoded by the coding sequence GTGAAACAGCTAATGTCAGGAAATGAAGCCATTGCACGTGGGGCCTGGGAATACGGTGTGCGACTGGCCTCGGCTTATCCGGGAACTCCCAGCACTGAGATATTGGAGTACATTGGCGAACGATACCCCAATATTAAAGCCGGTTGGGCGCCCAATGAAAAAGTCGCGGTCGAAGTTGCCGCAGGAGCCGCTTATGGAGGCTCCCGCGCCCTGGCGGCCATGAAGCACGTCGGACTGAATGTGGCCGCGGATCCGTTCATGACTCTTTCTTACACTGGAGTGAACGGCGGCTTCGTATTGGTAGTCTGCGACGACCCGGAAATGCACTCGTCCCAGAACGAGCAAGACACCAGGAATTTTGCAAAATTCGGAAAAGTCCCGTGCGTGGAACCGTCTGACAGCCAGGAAGCCAAGGACTTGATCGGCGAAGCCCTGCGGATAAGCGAGGAATTTGACACCCTGGTCATCTTCCGCAGTTCAACCCGCATTTCACATTCCATGTCTCTGGTTGAAACCAAGGATAGAGTAGAAGGTACGCGGGAACTTGGTCTGAAGAAAGACCCCATGAAGTTCGTCATGCTGCCCGCTATGGCCCGGCGGCGCCACCCGGTGGTGGAGCAAAGGCTCAAAGACCTTGCAGCGTTCGCGGAGACTTTCCCGTACAACAAAGTAATCATGGGCGATGCCGCTCTTGGGATTATATCATCCGGTGCAGCCTTCCAGTACGCTCGTGAAGTGATGCCGTCCGCGTCCTTCCTCAAACTGGGCATGGTCTGGCCCCTGCCTGAAAAAATGATTCGAGATTTTGCCTCCCGCGTGAAGAGATTGGTGGTCATTGAAGAGCTTGATCCCTTTATCGAAGAAGCTGTTCGCCTAATGGGCATCAAGGTTGAAGGCAAGGAGCTTACCGGTCTGACAGGTGAACTGACCCCGGAGAAGGTGGAGATGGCCCTCACAGGGAAATCTTCCGCCAAGAGTATCGGCTCGATTGATATGGAATTGCCGCTGCGGCCGCCGAACATGTGCCCCGGCTGCCCGCACCGAGCTACGTTCACCGCGCTGAAAAAGAACAAAGTCTATGTGGCCGGCGACATTGGATGCTATACCCTTGGGGCTCTGCCTCCCGTCGGGATGCTGGACAATTGCCTGTGCATGGGCGCGGGCATCGGCATAGCATCGGGGCTGGACAGGTCTCTGGGTGAGCTGGCAAGAGGCAAGGCGGTAGCGGTAATAGGCGATTCCACTTTCTTCCATTCGGGAATGACACCGCTGCTTGAACTCGCTTACAACGGCGGCTCCACCACGGTGGTCATCATGGACAACAGGACCACAGCCATGACGGGTGCCCAGGATCACCCCGGAACGGGCTCCACACTGCGGGAAGACCCCACTATCAAGGCGGACATAGCAAAGTTGGCCGACGCGTTCGGTTTCAAGAGAATCAGTATCGTCGTGCCTTATGATGTCAAAGAAACGGAAAAAGTCATCGCGGAAGAGTTGGCTGCAAACGAGCCTTCCTTGATAATTGCCAGGGCCCCGTGCGCTCTGCTGAAGACCGAGCGGATTCTGCCGGACAAGCCGCTCAAGATTGACGCAGACTTATGTAAAGGATGCAAGGCGTGCATCAATACCGGGTGTCCCGCGCTGGAGTTCGTGAAGATCGAGGAGCCCAAGGAGGGCGACAAACGCAAAGGATTCTCCCGGATCAACGAGGCCCTCTGCGTGGGGTGCCGGACCTGCTTCGAGGTTTGCAAGTCTGATGCTATTCAGGAGGCGTCATGA
- a CDS encoding indolepyruvate oxidoreductase subunit beta → MSNDRVYNVLIVGVGGQGIILASDVLGRAAALHGYDVKKNEIHGMAQRGGSVSSHIRFGKTVSSPIIKMGEADVLLSFEQIETLRYFPYLSEKGKVIVNDQKILPPAVFTGKQEYPPDVLDKIKEKVPDAVIVDGAAVASKIGNPRVANVIFLGVMSKYLDIPAETYEAVLKESLKPKLVDINLKAFHEGRSLA, encoded by the coding sequence ATGAGCAACGATCGCGTTTATAATGTCCTCATAGTCGGTGTGGGCGGCCAGGGAATCATTCTCGCCAGCGACGTGCTCGGGCGAGCCGCGGCCTTGCACGGGTACGATGTGAAGAAGAACGAAATTCACGGCATGGCGCAACGTGGAGGATCGGTTTCCAGCCATATACGGTTCGGGAAAACGGTAAGTTCACCGATCATTAAGATGGGCGAAGCCGATGTGCTCCTGTCGTTTGAACAGATCGAGACCCTGCGGTACTTTCCGTACCTTTCGGAAAAAGGGAAGGTGATCGTCAACGATCAAAAGATACTGCCGCCCGCGGTCTTTACAGGGAAACAGGAATACCCGCCGGATGTGCTCGACAAGATCAAGGAAAAGGTGCCTGACGCGGTAATCGTAGACGGCGCGGCTGTTGCCTCCAAGATTGGGAATCCTCGAGTGGCGAACGTGATTTTCCTCGGAGTGATGTCAAAATACCTGGATATACCTGCCGAGACCTATGAAGCTGTTTTGAAGGAATCTCTAAAACCTAAACTGGTGGATATCAACCTGAAAGCATTCCACGAAGGCCGATCACTGGCGTAA
- a CDS encoding molybdopterin-dependent oxidoreductase — translation MSEFAVLNSRAPRIDAPAKATGRAKYADDFSMPGMLYAALLQSPVAHARILSIDTSKALKLPGVKAIITAKEAGLVKYGVSPARYDETLFAHEKVRYVGDEIAAVAAVDQATAQEAVSLIKVDYEELPAVFDMFEAMKEDAPQIHAEFPGNLNAEVHQEFGDTEAAMAECDLVVNHTFLNKRQDAAFIEPHACLAVFDLDGKLTLHTSTQVPHYVMRTLAMVLQIPVGNVRVVKPYVGGGFGPKCEATPLEMSAAMLARYTGKPVKGIYSREQVFLHSRARHQFYAEMTLGVKNDGTMVALRNKAILDGGAYTSFGIATVYYSGSLLGGPYKLKAMKYDGYRVYTNKPACGAQRGHGGVAHRAAFEQLMDMTAEKLGMDPVEMRLKNIMTTGDMTINELDMSSLGMKECVEAVRNGSDWNNKKGKLPRGKGIGMACGFFVSGAGYPIYRSDTYHSTVVIKMSEDGGIANVLTGSAEIGQGSDTMVAMIAAETLGIPLASVRVTSGDTDLSVDLGAYSSRQTLMTGHATKEAAEQVRDQIARHLAEAMGCDASSISFRNGNVMFDGQPGDFEKIRSFYIKEHRGWTDPPTGDYLTFREAARLAYLKAGTLVGTGKYKPPRLGGSYKGAAVGTSPAYGCSAQIVEVNVDLETGQVTVENMTDAHDCGLAINRTQVEGQMQGSLSMGLGETLFEEVKFDSRGRIINSHLGEYKIPTALDMPNVKSIIVESKEPNGPYGAKEVGEGAIMPTIPAILNAIYDATGVRINELPVTPERLYMAMKKQTGK, via the coding sequence ATGAGCGAATTCGCAGTTCTCAATAGTAGGGCCCCTAGAATTGATGCACCGGCCAAAGCGACAGGCCGTGCAAAGTACGCGGATGACTTCAGCATGCCGGGAATGCTTTACGCCGCCCTACTCCAGAGCCCGGTAGCGCATGCCAGGATATTGAGCATAGATACCTCAAAGGCCCTCAAGTTACCGGGTGTAAAGGCCATCATCACAGCCAAGGAGGCCGGCCTGGTGAAATACGGTGTTTCCCCTGCTCGGTACGACGAAACGCTCTTCGCGCACGAGAAGGTCCGATACGTGGGAGACGAGATAGCGGCTGTCGCTGCTGTGGACCAGGCCACGGCTCAAGAAGCGGTGAGCCTCATCAAAGTGGACTACGAGGAACTCCCTGCGGTGTTTGATATGTTCGAGGCTATGAAGGAAGACGCGCCGCAAATTCATGCTGAGTTCCCCGGCAACCTCAACGCCGAGGTTCATCAGGAGTTCGGTGACACCGAGGCGGCTATGGCCGAATGTGACCTCGTGGTAAATCACACCTTCCTTAACAAACGTCAGGACGCGGCTTTCATAGAGCCTCATGCGTGCCTTGCGGTATTCGACCTTGACGGCAAGCTGACCCTTCATACCTCCACGCAAGTTCCCCATTACGTCATGCGCACCTTGGCGATGGTACTGCAGATCCCCGTTGGAAATGTGCGGGTTGTAAAGCCGTACGTCGGGGGCGGATTCGGCCCAAAGTGCGAAGCAACCCCGCTCGAAATGAGCGCAGCGATGCTGGCGCGTTACACCGGGAAACCTGTGAAGGGGATTTATTCCAGGGAACAGGTCTTTTTGCACAGTCGCGCGCGGCACCAGTTCTACGCGGAGATGACGCTTGGGGTCAAAAATGACGGAACAATGGTGGCGCTGCGCAATAAGGCCATCTTGGACGGGGGCGCGTACACCAGCTTCGGCATTGCCACTGTTTACTATTCCGGCTCGCTTCTCGGGGGACCGTACAAACTGAAGGCCATGAAGTACGACGGGTACAGAGTCTATACAAACAAGCCGGCGTGCGGCGCGCAGAGAGGCCACGGTGGAGTGGCCCACCGGGCAGCCTTTGAGCAGCTCATGGATATGACAGCGGAAAAACTCGGAATGGACCCGGTGGAGATGCGCCTGAAGAATATTATGACCACCGGTGACATGACCATAAATGAGCTGGACATGTCGAGCCTCGGGATGAAGGAATGCGTGGAAGCGGTCAGAAACGGTTCGGATTGGAACAACAAGAAGGGAAAGCTCCCCCGTGGGAAAGGGATAGGTATGGCCTGCGGGTTCTTCGTGTCCGGCGCGGGCTATCCCATATACCGGTCCGACACCTATCATTCTACGGTAGTTATAAAAATGAGCGAGGACGGGGGCATTGCAAATGTGCTCACAGGCTCCGCGGAAATCGGCCAGGGTTCCGATACCATGGTGGCGATGATCGCGGCGGAGACTCTGGGAATTCCGTTGGCAAGCGTGCGCGTCACCTCCGGAGACACGGATTTGAGCGTGGACCTGGGCGCATATTCAAGCCGCCAAACGCTCATGACCGGACACGCTACCAAGGAGGCAGCGGAACAGGTCAGGGATCAAATTGCCAGGCACCTTGCCGAGGCAATGGGTTGCGATGCCTCGTCCATAAGTTTCCGAAACGGGAATGTGATGTTTGACGGCCAACCTGGAGACTTCGAGAAGATCCGCTCCTTTTATATCAAAGAGCACCGCGGGTGGACCGATCCTCCCACCGGCGATTATCTGACGTTCCGGGAAGCTGCCCGCCTCGCGTACCTCAAAGCGGGAACCCTGGTAGGAACGGGCAAGTACAAGCCTCCGCGGCTTGGCGGCTCTTACAAGGGCGCAGCGGTGGGGACGTCTCCCGCGTACGGCTGCTCCGCTCAGATTGTGGAAGTAAATGTGGACCTGGAAACCGGCCAGGTCACTGTTGAAAACATGACGGACGCGCACGATTGCGGCCTTGCCATAAACCGGACGCAGGTCGAAGGTCAGATGCAGGGCTCTCTCTCAATGGGCCTCGGGGAGACCCTCTTTGAAGAGGTCAAATTTGACTCCCGCGGCCGCATCATCAACTCTCACCTAGGGGAATACAAAATCCCCACGGCCCTGGACATGCCCAATGTGAAGTCCATCATAGTGGAATCCAAGGAGCCCAACGGACCGTACGGCGCGAAAGAGGTCGGCGAAGGCGCCATAATGCCTACCATACCCGCAATACTGAACGCCATCTATGATGCGACAGGCGTCCGCATCAACGAACTTCCCGTCACTCCGGAAAGACTCTACATGGCCATGAAAAAGCAGACAGGGAAGTAA
- a CDS encoding (2Fe-2S)-binding protein — protein sequence MKTLIQLVVNGETVEAAVEPNHTLAQFLREDLGLTGTKHGCGVGDCGACTVILDGKPVNSCLVLAVQARGREVLTIEGLAENGKLHPIQQAFVDKGAIQCGFCSPGMILAAKALLEQNPKPTELEIRTAISGNLCRCTGYQKIVEAIQEAAGSMLGKGGVVK from the coding sequence ATGAAGACTCTCATCCAATTAGTCGTCAACGGGGAGACAGTAGAAGCCGCTGTCGAGCCAAACCATACTCTCGCGCAGTTCTTGAGGGAAGACTTAGGGTTGACAGGCACCAAGCACGGCTGTGGAGTCGGGGACTGTGGCGCCTGCACCGTCATTCTTGATGGCAAGCCGGTAAACTCCTGTCTGGTGCTCGCGGTACAGGCTCGGGGCAGAGAGGTCCTTACCATAGAGGGGTTGGCCGAAAACGGGAAGCTTCACCCCATTCAACAGGCCTTTGTGGACAAAGGCGCCATTCAATGCGGGTTTTGCTCACCCGGCATGATCCTTGCCGCTAAAGCGCTGCTGGAACAGAACCCTAAACCCACCGAACTCGAAATCCGCACGGCAATCTCAGGCAATCTGTGCCGATGCACAGGGTATCAGAAGATCGTCGAGGCAATCCAGGAAGCTGCCGGATCCATGCTGGGGAAAGGAGGCGTCGTGAAATGA
- a CDS encoding xanthine dehydrogenase family protein subunit M has translation MLLPKFDYHEPQTLEEALHLLSEYGGNAKLVAGGTDVLVRMKLKVDKPSHLISIDRIPGLDQVIPRERHGVTIGGGVTAAALSRHELIMDRFTPLAVAAGRLGAPMIRNRATIGGNLVNARPAADFPPPCMVLNATLRLKSNAGERDIPVCDFFRGPGETVIEPNELLVAIDLDTPPPWTGGAYIKLGERKALEISMVNVATLITLESPQGPITNARIALGAVAPTPVRAFAAEQLLIGETPSEELFRKAGEVGVGMCSPITDHRGTMEYRCMMIEVLTKRALGMALEQARSWKP, from the coding sequence ATGTTGCTGCCGAAATTTGATTACCACGAACCCCAGACCCTCGAAGAGGCTTTGCATCTGCTTTCCGAGTACGGCGGAAATGCCAAACTGGTCGCGGGAGGCACCGATGTTCTCGTGCGGATGAAGCTGAAGGTAGATAAGCCCTCTCATCTCATTTCCATTGACCGAATCCCGGGGCTGGATCAAGTCATTCCCAGGGAGAGACATGGGGTGACAATAGGAGGAGGAGTGACGGCTGCGGCTCTTTCCCGCCACGAGTTAATAATGGATAGGTTTACCCCTTTGGCCGTTGCTGCCGGCCGCCTCGGCGCGCCCATGATACGCAACCGGGCCACCATCGGAGGAAATCTTGTCAATGCCCGTCCTGCCGCAGACTTTCCGCCACCCTGCATGGTTCTCAATGCAACGTTGCGCCTCAAGAGTAATGCGGGGGAACGGGACATTCCCGTGTGCGATTTCTTTCGCGGGCCGGGTGAGACCGTAATCGAGCCCAATGAGCTTTTGGTGGCCATCGACCTCGACACCCCGCCGCCGTGGACCGGAGGCGCATACATAAAGCTTGGCGAGCGCAAGGCCTTGGAAATATCCATGGTCAACGTGGCCACCCTGATCACTCTGGAATCACCGCAAGGCCCCATAACCAATGCGCGAATAGCCCTCGGGGCGGTGGCTCCAACGCCGGTGCGAGCGTTCGCAGCCGAGCAATTGCTTATCGGCGAGACGCCTTCGGAGGAATTGTTCCGTAAGGCCGGTGAGGTAGGGGTAGGTATGTGCAGCCCGATCACGGATCACCGCGGAACAATGGAATATCGTTGCATGATGATTGAGGTTCTTACCAAGAGAGCATTGGGGATGGCCTTGGAACAAGCCCGCTCCTGGAAGCCCTGA
- a CDS encoding IclR family transcriptional regulator yields MTDKKTSINVAYSAPIVSKAMRVLKMIATAPKNPGISEIALALSLAKSTTHGILAALEESGWVLRDPVTRKYTCGYTAKHIGSVATVRVPLVDQARPHLEKLAEELDEDVFLGILTGNSILILDQVESSKELKVTARPGTRIPMYAGAVGKMFLAYQDRETVGHLLRTNPLPRFTARSVTDPVQYVRELDQVQEAGVAVDREEYIPNMLAVAVPIFYGKKNRKRMVAGFWIVGLDWHLNPEKMKKATRLAVRTGEAVSQAISKQLNW; encoded by the coding sequence ATGACTGACAAAAAAACATCAATTAATGTGGCATACTCCGCCCCCATCGTATCGAAAGCGATGCGAGTGTTGAAGATGATCGCCACAGCCCCTAAGAATCCCGGAATCAGCGAGATCGCACTGGCGTTGTCGCTGGCTAAGTCCACAACTCACGGCATTCTAGCTGCTCTGGAGGAATCGGGATGGGTGCTGCGTGATCCGGTGACCAGAAAATACACCTGCGGCTATACTGCCAAACACATCGGCTCTGTGGCCACGGTCCGTGTTCCCCTGGTAGATCAGGCCCGCCCGCATCTGGAGAAGCTTGCCGAGGAACTGGACGAGGATGTTTTCTTGGGAATTCTTACCGGGAATAGCATTCTAATCCTGGACCAAGTGGAGTCATCCAAGGAACTCAAGGTTACGGCTCGCCCCGGCACTCGCATCCCGATGTACGCAGGCGCTGTCGGTAAGATGTTTCTGGCCTATCAGGACCGAGAAACAGTGGGACACCTCCTTCGGACAAACCCATTGCCTCGGTTTACGGCGCGGTCGGTGACTGATCCCGTCCAATACGTGCGTGAACTGGATCAAGTCCAAGAGGCAGGCGTTGCAGTGGACCGTGAAGAATACATTCCCAACATGCTGGCCGTCGCGGTCCCTATTTTCTATGGCAAGAAAAACAGGAAGCGCATGGTAGCCGGTTTTTGGATCGTGGGACTGGATTGGCACCTCAATCCGGAAAAGATGAAAAAAGCGACTCGACTGGCTGTAAGAACCGGCGAGGCAGTCTCTCAGGCCATTAGCAAACAATTGAATTGGTGA
- a CDS encoding 2-C-methyl-D-erythritol 2,4-cyclodiphosphate synthase: protein MRVGHGFDAHKFAEGRRLVLGGQLVDYPVGLEGHSDADVLTHAVIDALLGAAGLGDIGMHFPDTDPAYRDAPSIGLLEVIAKAVESVGFEIANIDVTIFAQSPKIGPFRAAIVDNLATAVGIPPDRVNVKATTTEGMGFIGRSEGIAASAVALLELKGTS, encoded by the coding sequence ATGAGGGTAGGCCACGGATTTGATGCTCACAAATTCGCCGAGGGCCGCAGACTCGTATTGGGCGGACAGCTGGTCGACTATCCCGTGGGCTTGGAAGGGCACTCGGACGCGGATGTGCTCACTCACGCGGTTATAGATGCTCTGCTGGGCGCTGCGGGACTCGGAGATATCGGCATGCACTTTCCGGATACGGATCCGGCGTACCGTGATGCTCCGAGCATCGGGCTGTTGGAAGTGATAGCCAAGGCTGTCGAGTCGGTGGGCTTTGAAATCGCCAATATCGACGTGACAATTTTTGCCCAGAGTCCGAAGATTGGGCCGTTCAGGGCGGCAATAGTGGACAATCTGGCCACCGCGGTGGGTATACCACCTGATCGGGTAAATGTTAAAGCCACCACGACCGAAGGCATGGGATTTATCGGGCGATCTGAAGGTATCGCTGCCTCGGCTGTGGCTCTTCTGGAGCTAAAAGGGACCAGTTGA
- a CDS encoding cysteine--tRNA ligase, with product MSLRIYNTLTRKKEEFEPVKPGKVGMYVCGVTVYDMCHIGHARSVVLFDVIYRYLLKTGHEVTYVRNFTDVDDKIINRANQLGENWKSLAERFIKEFYIDMDALGVRRPTVEPKATEHIPQIQSIIGKLITRGHAYEVDGDVMFSVESFKSYGKLSGKKTDELMAGARVEVDDKKENPLDFALWKAAKPGEPSWDSPWGPGRPGWHIECSAMSMEYLGERFDIHGGGSDLTFPHHENEIAQSEGATGKPFARYWIHNGFVNIRSEKMSKSLGNVLNIRDILKIVHPDVLRLFLLSSHYRSPLDYSENSIKEASAGLERLYAALDSLKGLISAQGTAEELPPELSGITERFTQAMDDDFNTPRGLAVIFEAARAINRIVTEAGSSKENIPSQEKLAAVHQEMIDLAREVLGLLSEDPRVFLEDMRERELRRLQELKVLDTTLEVLNREQIEAKILERAEARKQKDFARADEIRQWLADRKVHLKDGPDGTTWEITE from the coding sequence ATGAGCCTGCGAATATACAATACGCTGACCCGCAAGAAGGAAGAATTCGAACCCGTGAAACCGGGGAAAGTCGGAATGTACGTTTGCGGAGTAACCGTCTATGATATGTGTCATATCGGCCACGCTCGTTCCGTCGTGCTTTTCGATGTGATCTACAGGTACCTGTTGAAAACCGGGCACGAGGTCACGTATGTCAGGAACTTCACTGATGTGGACGACAAGATCATAAACCGGGCGAACCAACTGGGGGAAAACTGGAAGAGTCTGGCTGAAAGATTTATTAAGGAATTCTACATAGATATGGATGCACTCGGTGTGCGGCGCCCCACCGTTGAACCCAAGGCAACTGAGCACATCCCTCAAATTCAGTCCATTATAGGCAAATTGATTACCCGTGGACATGCGTACGAAGTGGACGGAGATGTGATGTTTTCCGTGGAAAGCTTCAAATCCTACGGCAAGCTATCCGGAAAGAAGACCGACGAGCTAATGGCCGGCGCACGAGTGGAAGTGGACGACAAAAAGGAGAACCCGCTGGATTTCGCCCTTTGGAAGGCCGCAAAGCCCGGCGAGCCTTCGTGGGACAGTCCTTGGGGACCGGGCCGGCCGGGTTGGCACATCGAATGCTCAGCCATGAGTATGGAGTATTTGGGAGAAAGGTTTGACATTCACGGAGGAGGCTCGGACCTGACATTCCCGCATCACGAGAATGAGATCGCCCAATCGGAAGGGGCTACTGGAAAACCGTTTGCGAGGTATTGGATACATAACGGGTTCGTCAACATCCGGTCTGAGAAGATGTCCAAGTCGCTGGGGAATGTTCTGAACATAAGGGACATACTGAAAATCGTGCATCCGGACGTGCTTCGGCTGTTTCTGCTTTCCAGCCATTACCGGAGCCCGCTTGATTACAGCGAAAACTCAATCAAGGAGGCATCCGCAGGGCTTGAACGCCTGTATGCGGCCTTGGATTCTCTAAAGGGTCTCATTAGCGCTCAAGGGACGGCCGAGGAGTTACCGCCGGAGCTAAGCGGCATCACCGAGCGATTCACGCAGGCGATGGACGACGATTTCAACACTCCCCGCGGTCTGGCAGTGATCTTTGAAGCGGCTCGGGCGATAAACAGAATTGTCACCGAGGCCGGGTCCTCAAAGGAAAATATTCCGTCACAGGAAAAGTTGGCTGCGGTTCACCAAGAAATGATAGACCTCGCTAGGGAGGTCCTGGGGCTTCTTAGTGAAGATCCGCGAGTTTTTCTTGAGGATATGAGAGAGAGGGAGTTGCGCAGACTCCAGGAACTAAAGGTCCTGGACACTACTCTTGAAGTCCTGAACAGGGAACAAATAGAGGCTAAAATCCTGGAAAGAGCTGAAGCCAGAAAACAAAAGGATTTCGCTCGCGCGGACGAAATACGTCAGTGGCTCGCGGACAGAAAGGTCCATCTGAAAGACGGACCCGATGGGACCACATGGGAAATCACGGAATGA